GCCATTAAAAGCCTCGCTTTTGCCGGCCAGACCGTTTACCAGGAAAAGGACCTTCTCCCTTTGGTCGGTTCCACCCCGGAATCAAGCTATACTCCCGCCAAGGTTGAGGCCGACCGCAGGGTATTGGGAAACAAATATTTCTTTGACGGATATAAACTTGCCCGGGTCACCTCCACTTTTGAAGCAACCAGCGGCCGGCTGACTTTTAGCATTGACGAGGGACGAATTAAATATGTCAAATTTACCGGACGAAAGAACATTAGCGATGTCCTGATGAACAGTCTGGTCCGGAGCCAGAAGCTGTTCAACATCAGGAACGTTTCGGAAAACGTCGACCGGATCTACGCTACCGGCTATTTTGAAAGCGTGGAGTTTATGGCGGTCCCCAACGGGACTGAATACAACCTCCTATACGTCTTGAAAGAAAAACACGCCAACTCGCTCGGTGTCGGCCTCCGCTACGACACTTATCAACAACTCTCGCTCCTGGCTGATTTTACCCTGAACTATTTTAAATCACGCAACCTTCAGCAGAACATCCAAATAAAATTGGGGAACGAATACGACTTTCGCCTGACCTCCGAATTCTGGCTGGAAAACTTGGGACAGAACCTGGTTGGCGAAGCGGTTTTATTTTACTATTTAAAAAGCCAGGATATTTACGGCGGGGGGCAGGTCATTTCCACCTTTTATTATATTCCAAAAGGGGTTCGGCTCGGCTTCAAGGCCAATCTTGGTTTCCTGGGGCAGGTTTCCGCCGGGGTTGAGAAGATAAGCGTTGCCAATGAAAGGGTCTTTACCTTGCTGGCGGACGAAAATGTCGCTAAATACACCTTGAGCACCAAGCTCGATTTTCTTGATGACCCGGTCTTCCCGAGCAACGGCATTTTGGCCAAACTGACCTGGCAGACCGGGGTCAAACAATGGGGAGGAGAACACGATTACACCAAAAACTTGAACGACTTGAGCGTTTACTTCACCCTGCCATCGGAGCAGACCTTCTTCTTTATCGGCCGGGGATATTTCAGCAGCGGGGACCTCCCCCTCTTTGAATACTACCGGGTCGGCGGGGAAGAGAACCTGATCGGTTACGGCCGGAACAAGTTCCTCAACAAAAACCTGGTCGCCGGTCGGCTGGGGGTCCGTTTTCCGGTCGCGACGCCAACAACCGGGGTGATTGACGGGGTCTACCTCTCCCTCTTGCAAGACCTAGCCTGTCCAGCGGCCGACCCGGCGCAGATCACGCTAGATAAATGCTATAAAGCTTATGGGGGAGAAATTTCGTTCACTACATTGCTTGGGTTAAACGGTCGGGCCAGCCTGGGGATTGGCGAAATGGTCTATCTCTTCTTATCAATCGGCAACGAATTTTAAAGCTTGATATTGTCCGGAAGCCGGAATTTGCCGGAAGCAGATAGAGGAGAAGAGACCGCAACCCCAAAAGCACCGGCACTGATCGTCCCGTCTATTTGATAGTCGACGTCTTTATTACCGCTCGCCAGCCGCTGGACCACCGACAAGAGAGAGCCAAAGACCGCGTCGTAGCGGACTAAAACCGGGATAGTAATTAATTTGGCCTGGTTGGCGGTCATGGTAAAGCCGGGACGATTTTCATCAAGCAGAAGTTTGTTGTTGATCTGAATCTTATACGAGTATTGATTGACCGTCAGGTCGATCGGATTGGGATTGGTCACGTCAAAGTTGAAGTTGACCTCGATCCCTGCCGAAGTCACCCGGCCGATATTATAATCGCGATAGACCGCTTTGGGGC
This genomic interval from Candidatus Margulisiibacteriota bacterium contains the following:
- a CDS encoding patatin-like phospholipase family protein; protein product: MITFKKKAAILLLICLTTAGAAYAAQPRIALVLSGGIATRGLSEIGVIKALEEENIPISYVVGTSMGAVLGSLVAQGYTADEIKQIAKSIDWLQAFVQYTDYKNLLFGEKEKYGKYLFRVDLNGLRPIIPDSLVNGQKPALIFSEISIKGLNVRNFDDFPRPFRANATNLETGEEVVLASGYLPKILQASSAVPIMLPPVEIDGRILGDGGIINNLPVNLAEEFKPDFIIAVDLGMELRKKEQLNSIFSILSQNLAFPQRENSAANRKRASVIIEPDIASFTFSDFDKIDAIIEVGYQAARKKIPEIKKLLAKKGFTLSQPDPPSAGPAIKSLAFAGQTVYQEKDLLPLVGSTPESSYTPAKVEADRRVLGNKYFFDGYKLARVTSTFEATSGRLTFSIDEGRIKYVKFTGRKNISDVLMNSLVRSQKLFNIRNVSENVDRIYATGYFESVEFMAVPNGTEYNLLYVLKEKHANSLGVGLRYDTYQQLSLLADFTLNYFKSRNLQQNIQIKLGNEYDFRLTSEFWLENLGQNLVGEAVLFYYLKSQDIYGGGQVISTFYYIPKGVRLGFKANLGFLGQVSAGVEKISVANERVFTLLADENVAKYTLSTKLDFLDDPVFPSNGILAKLTWQTGVKQWGGEHDYTKNLNDLSVYFTLPSEQTFFFIGRGYFSSGDLPLFEYYRVGGEENLIGYGRNKFLNKNLVAGRLGVRFPVATPTTGVIDGVYLSLLQDLACPAADPAQITLDKCYKAYGGEISFTTLLGLNGRASLGIGEMVYLFLSIGNEF
- a CDS encoding LEA type 2 family protein; the protein is MIKKLVPMLLMAGLFLSGCVNFEGPKAVYRDYNIGRVTSAGIEVNFNFDVTNPNPIDLTVNQYSYKIQINNKLLLDENRPGFTMTANQAKLITIPVLVRYDAVFGSLLSVVQRLASGNKDVDYQIDGTISAGAFGVAVSSPLSASGKFRLPDNIKL